The nucleotide sequence CGTCGCCGACCCCAGCGCACCGACCAAGCTGGACGGCCACGTCGTCCCGGACGCGTGGTCGCAGACGGAGTGGGACCCGCAGTCGTTCCTGTTCTGGCCCGACACCGACCAGGTCGTCGTGCCGCTGGAGACGATGACGGGGCCCAGCGCGCTGGTCGTCCAGCTGGGCGACGACACCGTCACCGAGCAGGGGCAGATCACCCGCACCGAGGCGCCGCGAGAGGGCTGGACCCAGCTGCGCCGCAGCATCGTCGTCGGCGACGCGCTCTACACCGTGTGGCAGGACGGCGTGCAGGTCAACGGGCTGGACGACCTCCAGCCGCGCGGCTGGCTCGCGTTCGGCTGAGGGTCACCCGAACGGGGTCGGGCTTGGGCTGGCGGTCGCGTCGATGGCACACGCCTCCTCGAGGGTGGCGAGGTAGTCGGCCAGCGGCTCCAGCCCGGCCTCGGCCCGCCGCTCGTCGACCGTCTCCGGGTCGGCGAGCGGGGCCGGCTCCGGGACGTCGGCGACGCAGGCGATCTGGGTGCCGTAGAGCTGCTCGCCGCCGGTGTTCAGCGCGACGCGGTCCTCCAGGTAGGCGAGGTCGCCGGGGTCGGCCAGACCGGCCTCGACGGCAGGCCGCATCAGCTCCAGCGCCCGCTGCTGGAACTCGGTGTCGAGGTCGGAGTGCTGCGCGATCACCCACGCCGCGGTGGCGCCGTCGGTGCCGACGAGGTCCGAGCCGGGCCAGCCGTGCTCGTCGACGATCTCGGCCAGCCGGTCGGTGCGCTCCTGGTCGTTCCACTCGGCGCTCTGGCCGGACCGCTCGGCCTGGTCCTGCTCCATCATCGCCAGCAGCTCGGCGCGCAGCTCCTCGTTCCGCTCCCGGTGCGGCGGGCTCGCGTCGTCGCCCGAGCACGCCGCGGCCAGCAGGAGGAGGACGAGCAGCGCTGCTCGGATCATCCAGACAGTATGGCCCCGTAAGGTTGCGGGTCGTGACCGACAAGACCGACATGACGGCGGCCCAGTGGGCGGCTGCGGTACCCGAGGCCCGGTTCGAGGAGTCGCGGCACGAGCTGGACGAGCGGGTGCTGGCGGTCGCGCCGGACTACGCCGACGCGGTGCGCCGGGAGCTGACGGGGCTCACGACGGCCCTGCGCGCACCCCTCGTCCGGCCGGTCGGCACCACGCGCTGGTCGAGGGTGCTCCGGCGCGAGCTGCTGTTGTTCACCACGTTCACCGTCAGCACGAGCCTGCTCTTCGCGTTCGCGGACCTGGTGGCGGCCCATCCCCTGGTCGGGCGCGCTGCTGCTGGTGAGCACCGCGTGCTGGGGGCTGTGGGTCTGGCCGGTCATGCGTGGCCGGCCGCTGCCGGACCGCAACGATCTGTACTACGCGGCCGGCTATCAGGCGCTGGTCTCGGTCGTGGTCGGCGGAAGGATGCTGGAGGCCGCGGGGGACGACGGCATACAGGCAGGCTGGGTCGTGGCGTGCGTCCTGTGCGCGGCGGTCAGCGTGCTGGTGCTGTTCCTGCTGCTCCGGGCGAGGACCCGGCCGCCGCGGCCACCGGAGGACCGGGAGGCGCAGCGGCGGCGCCGGCTGAGCCGGCTCGAGACCGCGACCCAGGCCGGCCAGGACCGGCTGCTCGACGCGTTCGAGCGGCTGCCGGACGAGGACCGCGAGGCGCTGCAGGCGGAGTACGCCGCCGCCCTGGCCGTCCTGCGCGAGCGCGGCCTCGACGCCACTCCCGCCGGCGACGAGCCGCTGCCCGGGTCGGCGCTGCTGGAACGGCGCGCCGCCGAGATCGCCCGGCTGGAGGCCGAGCTCCCGGGTCAGTGACCTTGCCTCAGCGGTCGGTGTTGGCGCCGCAGAGCACGATGCAGGGCAGCTCGCCCGGGACCCGCCCGGCCAGCCAGGCGGCGAACGGCACCGCGGCGGCCGGCTCGACCAGCAGCCGGAACTCGTCCCACAGCCGGTCCCGCGCGGCCAGCAGCTCGGCGTCGGTGACCAGCACCGACCGGACCGACGCCGCCGTCAGGATCGCGAACGGCAGCTCGCCCACCCGGGTCGCGCCAAGCGCCGACGACGCGACCGAGTCGACCGCCGCGTCGACCGGCTCGCCCGCGGCCAGCGCCTGGTGCAGGGCGCTGCAGTGCTCAGGCTCGACGGCGACGGTGGCGCGGTCGCCGGCGGCCAGCGCGGTGCCGGCCGCCAGTCCGCCCCCGCCCACCGCCACCGCGACCGCGTCGACGTCCGGCGCCTCGGCCACCACCTCGGCGGCGACCGTGCCCTGGCCGGCGATGACGTCGGGGTGGTCGTAGGCGGGCAGGTACCGCGCGCCGGGCGCCGCCGCCGCGTCCGTCGCCGCCGCGGCCGCCTCGGCATAGGTGCCGCCGTGCCGGACGAGCCGGGCGCCGGCCTCCTCGATGCGCCGCGCCTTGGTCTCGGGGACGGTCTCGGGCACGTACACCGTCGCCGGCAGACCGAGCAGGGCGGCCGCCGTCGCGACCCCGAGGCCGTGGTTGCCGCCGGACGCCGTCACCACGTGCTCCGGGCGGTCGCCGCCGAGCAGCGCCGTCAGCGCGCCGCGCAGCTTGAACGAGCCGCTGCGCTGCAGGTGTTCGAGCTTCAGCACCAGCGGCCGGCCGTCGAGCTCGGCGCGCAGCACCGGCGTGTGGCGGATGTACGGGGCGATGGTCGCCGCGGCGGCGGCCACGGCGGCCGGACCGGGCAGGTTCGTCGTCGTCACCGTTCCACCTTGTGCGCTTCGGGCTCCGAACGCCAAGTCAGGGTGCGGATGTCGCGGACGGCGAACAGCGCGGCCGTGCAGCCGACCAGGCCGGCGACGCAGCCCCACAGCACCGGCGCCGGGCCGGCCCGGTCCGCCACGGCCCCGCCGAGCAGGTAGCCGACCGGCACGAGGACCAGCTCGCTCAGCAGCCCGATCGACGACACCCGGCCGATCAGCTGCTCCGGCACCTGCTGCTGCCGCGCGGTCTCGAAGAACACGATCGACAGGTCCAGCGCCAGCCCGCTGACCGCCATCGGCACCAGCACCCACGCCAGGTGCACGTCGAGGGCCAGCACGGCGAGCGGCAGCGGCCAGGCCAGCAGCACGGCCACCGTCGCGAGCATCGGCCGGCGCGGCCGCCACCGCAGCGCGACCACCGAGCCGGCCAGCATGCCCAGCACGAACGCCGACACCGCCCAGCCCCAGAACCGCAGGCCGTCCGGGCGCCCGGCGGCGATCACCGGCCCGAGCAGCTGGTAGCCGGCCAGCCAGAGCGGGACGCCGACCGCGCCGGAGACCAGGTACGTCCACAGCCAGGTCCGCCCGGCCACCGCCGCCCAGCCCTCGCGCGCGTCCGCCCGCCACGTCGTCCGCGCGGCCCGGACCACGCCGAGCGGCAGCGTCGCCAGCACGACCGCACCGGCCGCGAACGCCGCACCGGCGCCGATCAGCACCGGCCCGAAGCCGACGGCCGCGGCGAGCACCGTGCTCAGCCCCGGCACGCCGATGCGGGCCACGTTGACGACCAGCCGCTGCCAGGCGCTGGCGGACTGCCGTGCCTCCGGCGGCACCAGCTCGACGACGATGCCGTGCAGCGCCGGCTTGGTGGCGGCGGCCGCCGCACCGGTCACCGCCGCCGCGGCGACGAACGCGGCCACGGGCACGCGGCCGGGCGCGGCCACCAGCAGCAGGCCCATCGTCGTCTGGGCGACGGCGAGCGCGGCGTTCGCGACGACGACGGTCCGCCGGGGCGCACGGTCGGCCAGCACCCCGGCGACCGGCAGGCCGAGCGTCTGGGTCAGCACCGACGTCGTCAGCACGAGGCCGACGTCGAACGCGTCGCCGCCCGCGTCGAGCACGGCGCACGCCAGCACGACGGTCGCCAGCGTGCTGCCG is from Jiangella alkaliphila and encodes:
- a CDS encoding serine/threonine dehydratase; amino-acid sequence: MPGPAAVAAAAATIAPYIRHTPVLRAELDGRPLVLKLEHLQRSGSFKLRGALTALLGGDRPEHVVTASGGNHGLGVATAAALLGLPATVYVPETVPETKARRIEEAGARLVRHGGTYAEAAAAATDAAAAPGARYLPAYDHPDVIAGQGTVAAEVVAEAPDVDAVAVAVGGGGLAAGTALAAGDRATVAVEPEHCSALHQALAAGEPVDAAVDSVASSALGATRVGELPFAILTAASVRSVLVTDAELLAARDRLWDEFRLLVEPAAAVPFAAWLAGRVPGELPCIVLCGANTDR
- a CDS encoding DUF6624 domain-containing protein, which gives rise to MIRAALLVLLLLAAACSGDDASPPHRERNEELRAELLAMMEQDQAERSGQSAEWNDQERTDRLAEIVDEHGWPGSDLVGTDGATAAWVIAQHSDLDTEFQQRALELMRPAVEAGLADPGDLAYLEDRVALNTGGEQLYGTQIACVADVPEPAPLADPETVDERRAEAGLEPLADYLATLEEACAIDATASPSPTPFG
- a CDS encoding MFS transporter, with the protein product MAGTWRGPFLRYLAGRGLSLAGSTLATVVLACAVLDAGGDAFDVGLVLTTSVLTQTLGLPVAGVLADRAPRRTVVVANAALAVAQTTMGLLLVAAPGRVPVAAFVAAAAVTGAAAAATKPALHGIVVELVPPEARQSASAWQRLVVNVARIGVPGLSTVLAAAVGFGPVLIGAGAAFAAGAVVLATLPLGVVRAARTTWRADAREGWAAVAGRTWLWTYLVSGAVGVPLWLAGYQLLGPVIAAGRPDGLRFWGWAVSAFVLGMLAGSVVALRWRPRRPMLATVAVLLAWPLPLAVLALDVHLAWVLVPMAVSGLALDLSIVFFETARQQQVPEQLIGRVSSIGLLSELVLVPVGYLLGGAVADRAGPAPVLWGCVAGLVGCTAALFAVRDIRTLTWRSEPEAHKVER